The following nucleotide sequence is from Salvia miltiorrhiza cultivar Shanhuang (shh) chromosome 7, IMPLAD_Smil_shh, whole genome shotgun sequence.
agaaagtTGTCTGAATGTGATATTAAATATTAGGACATGCCAATAAACTAGGTGGAAATTCTTTATGAGAATATTCGGttgttcaaaattaaattatttcgaGATTATTTGAGATTGAATTGGTTTGAAATTATctgaaattatttttgttacaaGAGTAGAACAAAGGTTCATAAGCTATGACTAATTCTAGGTGCATGTGTGAGATTAAATACTGGGTTATatataagaagaagaaaaaaaattgaacattcTTGACGGAAAATTCGCCAACATATTAGAAGTTAAAGTTCACGAGTCATTAGAAAATAAGTCCATTTAATCCTGACATTGATAACAATTATTACACGACATATATCTAGTATACTGAATTtgttttagttattttatctaGAGGCCTATGAACTTTATAGGTTTTTATGCGATAATTGATATTTTGTCTCGTTCTTTTAATGTTTAGAATTTCTCTCAATTAAATACTTGGATGGGAAAACTAATAATgcagcatatatatatatatatatatatatatatatatatatatatatatatatatatatatttgggcaaaaatattaaatttgtcCATTAAATGAACACGTGATTGGGATCATGCTTTGTCAcgtgggatcctctgtcccacaatttagtgtgtaccactcttaatttattatattttttaattatattttcttcaattttaatttattatgcttgaATATGCTCTCTCTGTCCATGAAATAAACTCTCAATTGAGGTttggcacggagactaagaaaaccGAAAAAGGTGTCGTGAATGGGATAAAAGGGTAGTTGATcaaaagtgataaaggtgttgcgGGTGGCCCATAAGTGATAAatagtagtaaatatagaatataaaagttataaatGTATGTGGTGTGGGCCCATGAATGGTAAATgtaagtaaatatataatataaaagtgataaaggtgttgtgagagtGGGCCCATGAATGGTAAatgatacttcctccgtccgtcaaaagtggaccactttggttgggcacgagatttaataaaatttgtgataattttgatgtagtggagaaatggtctcaccactttatgagatgtgtggttgataTTAAATTTGGggtggttttttgtaaataaagagtgtttgtaaggataaaagattaaagtggatggtgggaccatttctataaaaggaaagtgatatactctttgcggacgcccgatatagtaaaaatggtccacttttgacgacggatgaagtaataaatgtaaaaaataagggagggtataattgtcccaAAAacagagtaggagtttatttcatggacaaatatttaagggcaaataGAAGTTTATGTCGTGGATGGATGGAGTAATAAAAGATACTCCATTTAACAAGGGTTCgctcatccaattagggtttataattatttttttatatttatttgaattaataaatgattatttgggttaattaattcaaagttaagaTACATAATTTTTTGAAGTAATTTTTAGTgacaaatattaattagagttcataatataataatatttttttatttttacaacaaataattataaaatagacaaATTAAAAGTGGTACACgactctcaaatttttatttttggacccCACCGTATCCCTTATTATTTGAACAAAATTTATCGGGACAAAATACGACTCTTCTAACATGTGATGGATCAGCAGAAATGGTGCGTCGCTCTTCTAATTCAAACCATCTGTAATATGCTACACACTGTTTGCGTGATTGTGAGCAGAAGTAGCACTGCACCAACAATTAGAGACATAATAAGCCAAGGACTACTTAAATAATTACGCCTCAACATGGCCATCCACCTATTCCTTCTTTTCCTGCAATGCTTTTCCACATTCTCAAACATCTCCGCATAGATGAATCTTGTGCCGCGCACAATCACCGAATCAGCCAGCTTGTTCACCATCTTCGCCACGGCTTCCTCATCGCCCAACCAGTTCTCCACGATTCCGTTGCGCGACAGTATCTCCACATCCTTGGAGGAATCAACAAGGCAGTCCAGGAACGTGATATAATCCGTCACGAAATTGTCCTGATCCTGCCCAAAGTACTGCTCGTACGCGACGAGATTCCGGAGGACCGACTCGGTACTGTCCTCGACTTGCAGAGGCGCCATGATCATCACCCCGTTTTTGAACCTCACGTCGAACAACGCAGCTTCTGGCTCGGATATCTTGAACCTGATATTAGCCTCTTTAAGCCTCGCTGCGCTGTTGATGAAGTACAACCCCTTATCCTGTTTCTTCCTCCCGCCCGTGCCCGTGCCGCGAGGAAGCCAATTACGATGGATGAAGTGAAGCAAATGCTTCACGTCACGTGGAGCTACGCTCACTTCTCCTCTGTAGCCTTCCCCAGGATACAGACCGTGGAAGAATAGCCCGAGAAGGTCCAGCAACCTACTATGCTGGCCGGGAGCCTCAATCAGGTCGAACAGCTCGCACAAGACGAAGAATGGGAGTTGATTCTCGAAGAGCATTAAATCACGGTGCAGGCTATACATCATCCAGCCCATCTGGAAGATGGGATCATTCTCCTCTCTCTCGGACTCCACGACGTACTTGAGTAATAACTCAAGGATGAAGCATCCATCTAGTACAAGCATTTGTATGAAGTCGCTTGGGCTCAGGCTTGTAGGCTCATCTGCGTAACATTTTCTTGCTTCGGCTTCCCATTTGCCCACACATGCTGCGTACCTTTCCACATTGTTGGAAGGTTTCCTTATGATGAGGTGCTGGAAGTAACGTAGCTTGTGATCTTCCATCATTTTTAGATGATCCTTGTTGCGGTGATAAGGGCCGATAGCGATCACCTCGGGCTCGTAAGCATTGGGGTTGACGTTCCGTAAATGTTTATGAACTCTGTAGATTGTGCATTCTGATTTTGCCTCCGCGCCGAGTTTCGTCAGTTTTTCATTCAAGTTAGCGCAGCAGGCTTGCGTTGTGCTGTTAGGATCCATATATATCATATAACGTTAAGAAATTTCTGTAACATTAAATTAATAACATTCTGCATTAATGTAGAAAACGAAATGAATGGTGGAGGCATGTCCATACAGATCCAGGTACTTGAGGTGTGTTCGTTACAGTGAAAACCACAATTAAAACCCCTACCTACCCCCACCGACTCCCCCCTTCTCTTTCCCACACTTCCCCTGCAACTCTCTTTCGCcaatttccttttttctttttttttaggcGAGTGTGTAGCGCACGCCCATGCCTTGCCCCCCGTCCCGAGTCGCAGCAACGTACCGGCGTCGCACTGCCGCGGTTCTCCAGCGCGCGGTGCGGCCGAAATACCGGATCGATCCGGGGCGAAAACTCgagcattggagatgctctaaaaGAGGTTTCTATGTTAATCCTACCCTCTACCtatcctctatatatatatatatatatatatatatatatattgtaaatcACGAAGATAACAATTGCTAAAAAAAGGTGTGTATTGAAATTAGGTAGAGCAAACTTACTTGAGCATGATTGGCAGTGGATGAAGTAGTACTAAGCAGTAAGCAGCTGCTGGTTGGTTTCGAGAGCAAGTAATATATCTTCAGGGGAATATACACTCAATATAACTTAAATGCTATTTGGGAAGGTGCTGATTCAATAATGAAACGCAGATTTTCTTTTACTTTGAAGACCAATAATGAAACACAGATATATAGTTGGCGTTTGTAAATGCAAAGTCGTCGTACGTACGTTCGTGTGCAACCACCACATGCAATCTATAAATATAAAAGCACAGTTTTGGGCTGAATTTTTTTCCCGCCATTGCATACAACCAATTTTCCAGTGTTGTCCAATGGGTTACAGCTAAGCTCTCTGAGCTCTTTCACAAAGAGCTATACCTTTTTACTGAATACAAATCAGCTGAGCAGGCTCCTCTTCAGTCTTTATTACCACTAGCAGGAAGAACGTGCGATGCACGTTGAACACGTGTGATTTTACaatgtaaataaaattcatagatatttttatatagttttgaatatttgtattaattcatttgacTATAATTGTAATGCaactattaatgaataaatttaaatgtaataaagtaatattcataatatacctctaaataaaaatgcaaaaaaatctATGAAAAAACATCCTAAATTATCTATGTACGGAGCAAGACGAATTTTAAACcttttcttgtttgattttgacgaTTGAGGATCTTTTGTTCTTATTTTTGGTTTGCAACAAAATGTTCTTCAGCGGCAGATCGTCGTCACTTGTAATCTCAATGTAGTCATCAAACTTTTTCTTGGTTacccttctttttttcttttgcgatTTTGTGGGCTGCAACTCCATCgtaaattttttctttctagacgggattttcttttttgatttctCGGGTGAATGTTTCTTTTCCTCCACTTGAGTCGGCTCTTCTTCAATATCTCCAACATCGATGTTTTTTATTGGTTGCATTTTTTGGATTTCATTTGCTACGATATTGAGATTTCCTCGTTGATCAAATTTTATAGACTTGAGCATCTTCATGAAGCGTATTTCTGTGTACGCTTGTGTGCTTAATCCTCTATAGTATGTGGAGTCTGTTTCACCctgtgaaaatatataattattataattacgTAATATCGAATTTTGTAATATTaacaatttaaattatagtaagtgTTTAAGTAAGAAATCTTAATTTATCTCTTTGATTGAAGAAAAATATTCATCCACAGAGCATCCTACATATACCTCTACTGCTTGATCGAATAGTGTAACACGTGCATTGCAGTCGCCTTGTATAACATTTATTGTGATTTTGTATCtagaattatataaaatgataaaaattattatatttttgttattgtgTCATTAACTAATTTTCAATTGGTAGTAgttttaaatttgataattacCTGGGCGACGTCTCAAGAACTTCTTCATTGCATTTTTTGCATATTGCACTCTCATCAATTTTGGAGAAAGATGTGTTGCAATTTTTACAAGAATACCTCTTTTTTGTGTGGTTTCTTTGAATGTTGTGCATTATATACCATTAACCGTCAATAAATGTTGGAAAGAGGTTGGTCCCCTAACATGATTCAACAATAATTTTTCATAGTACCTTTCTCCTTCAATCGGACTTACAACATTTATGGTACAACCCATTGGTTGTCTAAGTCTGCATTCCGAACACGTACAATTGatccattttttcttcttctgtgAATTAGATATCCATCTTTACCTTGTTGTGT
It contains:
- the LOC130995197 gene encoding UPF0481 protein At3g47200-like isoform X2, coding for MLNTTQACCANLNEKLTKLGAEAKSECTIYRVHKHLRNVNPNAYEPEVIAIGPYHRNKDHLKMMEDHKLRYFQHLIIRKPSNNVERYAACVGKWEAEARKCYADEPTSLSPSDFIQMLVLDGCFILELLLKYVVESEREENDPIFQMGWMMYSLHRDLMLFENQLPFFVLCELFDLIEAPGQHSRLLDLLGLFFHGLYPGEGYRGEVSVAPRDVKHLLHFIHRNWLPRGTGTGGRKKQDKGLYFINSAARLKEANIRFKISEPEAALFDVRFKNGVMIMAPLQVEDSTESVLRNLVAYEQYFGQDQDNFVTDYITFLDCLVDSSKDVEILSRNGIVENWLGDEEAVAKMVNKLADSVIVRGTRFIYAEMFENVEKHCRKRRNRWMAMLRRNYLSSPWLIMSLIVGAVLLLLTITQTVCSILQMV
- the LOC130995197 gene encoding UPF0481 protein At3g47200-like isoform X1 translates to MIYMDPNSTTQACCANLNEKLTKLGAEAKSECTIYRVHKHLRNVNPNAYEPEVIAIGPYHRNKDHLKMMEDHKLRYFQHLIIRKPSNNVERYAACVGKWEAEARKCYADEPTSLSPSDFIQMLVLDGCFILELLLKYVVESEREENDPIFQMGWMMYSLHRDLMLFENQLPFFVLCELFDLIEAPGQHSRLLDLLGLFFHGLYPGEGYRGEVSVAPRDVKHLLHFIHRNWLPRGTGTGGRKKQDKGLYFINSAARLKEANIRFKISEPEAALFDVRFKNGVMIMAPLQVEDSTESVLRNLVAYEQYFGQDQDNFVTDYITFLDCLVDSSKDVEILSRNGIVENWLGDEEAVAKMVNKLADSVIVRGTRFIYAEMFENVEKHCRKRRNRWMAMLRRNYLSSPWLIMSLIVGAVLLLLTITQTVCSILQMV